Proteins from a single region of Companilactobacillus farciminis KCTC 3681 = DSM 20184:
- a CDS encoding MarR family winged helix-turn-helix transcriptional regulator, which translates to MTGDVAHLLKVASNEISREINSFAHKYGLTGTQVQIIHYLANNHQDDIYQKNIEHEFNIRRSTATNILKTMEKNGLILRRTVQNDSRLKRIVLSDKSKSMQDSIENFMDQNDQMILSTLGALERHSFVHALKKIPQKLKK; encoded by the coding sequence ATGACAGGTGATGTGGCTCATTTGTTAAAAGTTGCATCGAATGAAATTTCACGTGAAATCAACTCTTTTGCCCATAAATACGGTTTGACTGGGACACAAGTTCAAATAATTCATTATTTAGCTAATAACCATCAAGATGATATTTATCAAAAGAATATCGAACATGAATTCAACATTCGGCGCTCGACAGCGACTAATATTTTAAAAACTATGGAAAAAAATGGTTTAATATTACGCCGCACTGTCCAAAATGACTCACGCTTAAAACGAATTGTTTTGTCCGATAAATCTAAATCTATGCAAGATTCGATCGAGAATTTCATGGATCAAAATGATCAAATGATTCTTTCGACTTTAGGTGCTTTGGAGAGACACAGTTTCGTACACGCCTTGAAAAAAATCCCCCAAAAATTAAAAAAGTGA
- a CDS encoding ABC transporter substrate-binding protein → MKNKLIATGLLTLLSITTLAGCTSSQSASISSDPKVVAKEAKKEGKVVSLGMPDPWANWGGSWKDLKTKYNISHTDTDMNSAEAIHKFESEGKKASADITDIGMNVSPTAQKKGILAKYKGEHWDQIPNWAKDKDGYWMNAYKGTIAFITDKKNVSEKDVPKSWSDIKKGKYKVTVGANPASAAQSQYAILAAAHAFGGDESNIKPALNFFSQLQKENRLSSVDTSVQNLKKGEIDVGVLWDFNALTDRHLIDESRYEVTIPQDASVMSGDSQVINKNAKHPYAARFARDYFLSDAGQINIAKGYARPIRDDVKLPADVKAKLLPASAYKKVYTIKDNDVWNKTTLKLGQQWQTEVTK, encoded by the coding sequence ATGAAAAACAAATTAATCGCAACGGGTCTATTAACATTATTGTCAATCACTACTTTAGCTGGGTGTACAAGTAGTCAATCTGCTTCAATTTCGAGTGATCCTAAGGTGGTCGCTAAGGAAGCCAAAAAAGAAGGTAAAGTTGTTTCACTAGGAATGCCAGATCCATGGGCTAATTGGGGAGGCTCATGGAAAGATTTGAAGACAAAATACAATATTTCACACACAGATACTGATATGAATAGTGCGGAAGCGATTCACAAATTTGAAAGTGAAGGTAAAAAAGCCAGTGCCGATATTACTGATATTGGAATGAACGTTTCACCTACAGCTCAAAAGAAAGGAATTTTGGCCAAGTACAAGGGTGAACATTGGGACCAAATCCCTAATTGGGCTAAGGATAAAGATGGTTATTGGATGAATGCCTATAAGGGAACAATTGCTTTTATCACCGATAAGAAGAATGTGTCCGAAAAGGATGTACCAAAGTCTTGGTCTGATATCAAGAAGGGTAAATACAAAGTCACAGTCGGTGCCAATCCAGCATCTGCAGCACAATCGCAATATGCCATTTTAGCAGCTGCTCATGCTTTTGGCGGAGATGAAAGTAATATCAAACCAGCTCTAAATTTCTTCAGTCAATTGCAAAAGGAAAATCGTTTATCTTCAGTTGATACAAGCGTTCAGAATTTGAAGAAAGGTGAAATTGATGTTGGGGTGCTTTGGGACTTTAATGCATTAACTGATCGTCATTTGATTGATGAGTCAAGATACGAAGTAACTATTCCACAAGATGCCAGTGTGATGAGTGGGGATTCACAGGTTATCAATAAGAATGCTAAGCATCCGTATGCCGCTAGATTTGCCCGTGATTATTTCCTTTCCGATGCCGGTCAAATTAATATTGCCAAAGGTTATGCTCGTCCAATTAGAGACGATGTGAAATTACCAGCAGATGTTAAAGCCAAGTTATTGCCAGCCAGTGCATATAAGAAAGTTTATACAATCAAAGATAACGATGTTTGGAATAAAACAACTTTGAAACTTGGCCAACAATGGCAAACAGAAGTAACTAAGTAG
- a CDS encoding MFS transporter: MKTKLYTPNVTLVLIASFFYMMSSMLITPIIAEFTQNIGATSAIAGLIAGIMNITSLLLRPIAGNLTDRISKYKLTMIGASFLLLANLGYGLTTNLVIITALRIINGLGYTLCSVCMSTWIADLLPPNRVGAGMGIYGLANALGMACGPAISISLYKHVSHQSSFWLAAFCSLLLIIIIQFVSNRGLPTKSTKPTTKRHLQIVQPKVVPIAIILLLFSLPYFATQTYLVSYIAQRHFSVSAGIFFPIYAIILLVLRLSMRDLFDRVPFKTFIKISLIGNLVGLLGLTHLTNWFFLIISTLGLAVGYGLMFSICQAKALMVVSPHEHGIANSTFYIGVDLGMSLGPITGGLISNFLPISWFYPMMMITLPLIVIVYWMNRNLLA, encoded by the coding sequence ATGAAAACAAAATTGTACACCCCGAATGTCACTCTAGTTTTAATTGCTAGTTTCTTCTATATGATGTCTTCGATGCTTATTACGCCAATCATTGCGGAATTCACCCAAAATATTGGTGCCACTAGTGCTATTGCTGGATTGATTGCCGGTATTATGAATATTACTTCATTGTTATTACGGCCAATTGCTGGTAATCTAACTGATCGAATTTCCAAATACAAACTAACTATGATTGGTGCCTCTTTTTTACTACTAGCTAATCTTGGCTACGGTTTAACTACCAATTTAGTTATCATTACTGCCTTAAGAATCATCAACGGTCTAGGTTACACGCTTTGTTCCGTTTGTATGTCGACTTGGATTGCTGATTTACTGCCACCTAATCGTGTCGGTGCTGGTATGGGAATCTACGGTTTAGCCAACGCTTTAGGAATGGCCTGCGGTCCTGCTATTAGTATTTCCTTATACAAACACGTCAGTCACCAATCCTCATTTTGGTTAGCTGCCTTCTGTAGTCTATTGCTGATAATAATTATTCAATTCGTCAGCAATCGTGGTTTACCAACAAAATCTACTAAGCCTACAACCAAACGTCATTTACAGATTGTTCAGCCTAAAGTTGTTCCAATTGCAATAATCTTGTTATTATTTTCATTACCATATTTTGCCACCCAAACTTACCTAGTTAGTTACATTGCCCAAAGACATTTCTCTGTCTCGGCAGGGATATTCTTTCCAATTTACGCAATTATTTTGTTAGTTTTACGATTATCAATGCGTGACCTCTTTGATAGAGTTCCTTTCAAAACCTTTATCAAAATCAGTTTGATTGGAAATTTAGTTGGACTGTTAGGCCTAACACATTTAACTAATTGGTTCTTCCTTATCATCAGTACCCTAGGCTTAGCTGTCGGCTATGGCTTAATGTTTTCAATTTGCCAAGCTAAAGCTTTGATGGTCGTTTCACCTCACGAACACGGGATTGCCAACAGTACTTTTTACATCGGCGTCGACTTAGGAATGTCACTAGGTCCAATTACTGGTGGTCTGATCAGTAATTTCTTGCCAATTTCGTGGTTCTACCCAATGATGATGATTACCTTACCTTTGATTGTGATTGTCTATTGGATGAATCGAAATTTATTAGCCTAA
- a CDS encoding nucleoside hydrolase: protein MTKVIMDCDPGIDDAIALTVLLAHPEKADLIGVTTVGGNVQLDYVTQNAQKLLTFLGSHAELAAGQATPLVKEIQTASHVHGKTGMDGYDFPENSLDYPIKSHNAVTYMYDKIINSDEKINLVATAPLTNVALLLKTFPDVKENIEHIYIMGGSTLQGNITLAAEFNAYVDPEAMDIVFNSGLPITLSGLNLTENKAYVTMDEISKIKDLGHVGVMASAILDIYAGHESSIGMTKIPIHDACAVISLIAPELFTKSTNYSMDVSLTNDQYRGMTYPDRRVDSEKKNSIKVLEDVDREAFVKFIFDSIASYDKK, encoded by the coding sequence ATGACAAAAGTAATTATGGATTGTGATCCTGGTATTGATGATGCGATTGCTCTAACAGTTTTACTTGCACATCCCGAAAAAGCTGATTTGATTGGTGTAACTACCGTTGGTGGTAACGTTCAACTAGACTACGTTACTCAAAATGCTCAAAAACTATTGACCTTCTTAGGTTCTCACGCTGAACTTGCAGCTGGTCAAGCTACTCCACTAGTTAAGGAAATTCAAACAGCTAGCCACGTTCACGGTAAGACTGGCATGGATGGATATGACTTCCCAGAAAACAGTCTTGACTATCCTATCAAGAGTCATAACGCCGTTACATACATGTATGACAAGATCATCAACAGCGATGAAAAAATCAATCTTGTCGCTACAGCCCCATTGACTAACGTAGCATTGCTTTTGAAGACTTTCCCAGACGTTAAAGAAAACATCGAACACATTTACATCATGGGTGGCTCAACACTTCAAGGTAACATCACTTTAGCTGCTGAATTCAATGCTTACGTTGATCCTGAAGCTATGGACATCGTCTTCAATTCTGGTTTGCCAATTACTCTATCTGGCTTGAACCTAACTGAAAACAAGGCTTATGTGACAATGGATGAAATTTCTAAGATCAAAGACCTTGGACATGTCGGCGTTATGGCCAGTGCCATTCTTGATATTTATGCTGGCCACGAAAGTTCAATCGGTATGACTAAGATTCCAATCCACGATGCTTGTGCTGTTATCAGTTTGATTGCTCCAGAGCTATTTACAAAGAGCACTAACTATTCAATGGACGTTTCTCTAACAAACGACCAATATCGTGGTATGACTTACCCAGACCGTCGTGTTGACTCAGAAAAGAAGAACAGTATCAAAGTTCTTGAAGATGTTGACCGTGAAGCCTTTGTTAAGTTCATCTTCGATTCAATCGCTAGTTACGACAAAAAATAA
- a CDS encoding ABC transporter permease, protein MIISSFNSQDGSWGIMNYQEIFTNRYYLNAIGHSFTLSLSASLFSEVIAILGAWALTKMSSTVKESLVTIFNLASSFAGVPLAFSLIILLGNSGVVHVISKSMNVNFLSSINIYSWFGLVIAYSFFEIPMGILFLYPTFEEIDHGWKEASETLGANNWFFLKKVIYPVLIPGLVETLIILFANSMGTYETVFALTGNNITLISTIIGTLIGGELSSNIPLACALSVIFGLMMVALVILGNLLVKKRQLESK, encoded by the coding sequence ATGATTATTTCAAGTTTCAATTCACAAGATGGTTCTTGGGGAATAATGAATTATCAAGAAATATTCACTAATCGCTACTATCTAAATGCAATTGGGCACAGTTTTACTCTGTCTTTGTCAGCTTCATTATTCAGTGAAGTTATTGCCATACTTGGAGCTTGGGCTTTGACGAAAATGTCGAGTACGGTCAAAGAATCTCTAGTTACGATTTTTAATTTGGCATCTAGTTTTGCCGGGGTTCCACTAGCGTTCTCGTTGATTATTTTGTTGGGTAATTCGGGTGTCGTGCACGTTATTTCAAAATCGATGAATGTTAATTTCTTAAGTTCAATCAATATTTATTCATGGTTTGGTTTAGTGATTGCTTATTCTTTCTTTGAAATTCCAATGGGAATTTTGTTTCTTTATCCAACCTTTGAAGAGATTGATCACGGGTGGAAGGAAGCTTCAGAGACGCTTGGTGCTAACAATTGGTTCTTCTTAAAAAAAGTTATTTATCCAGTTTTAATTCCAGGGTTAGTTGAGACCTTAATAATTTTATTTGCTAATTCAATGGGAACTTACGAAACCGTGTTTGCTTTGACGGGGAATAATATCACTTTAATTTCAACTATTATTGGAACTTTGATTGGTGGAGAATTATCCAGCAATATTCCATTGGCTTGTGCCTTGTCCGTTATTTTTGGATTAATGATGGTGGCTTTAGTCATTTTGGGAAATTTACTAGTCAAAAAAAGACAATTGGAGAGTAAATAA
- a CDS encoding metallophosphoesterase — MKLYVEKGHPFRIAQLTDIHLGDLPLESDERSLENINQETLSKLEKTLDTHEFDLFMITGDLVWGKDNEHPRRDLKPLYTLLNKYDTPVAITYGNHDTEGPFGRDYIRDYENELHHLAKKTNVFMSGEKENYTLEILDQATGEIVNKLFVWDSGMYYRDPRISQYEAIDHDQIDWYVDTSKSYAAPTFDVGFMHIPLPEYKKVDSEKITGSFGEPVCSADINSGLFYEILNQDNIKALVAGHDHFNNFSGNYAGIQLNYGNVTGYNCKSDLKRGITQYDLYSDGIQRKNILFED, encoded by the coding sequence ATGAAATTATACGTTGAAAAAGGGCATCCTTTTAGAATCGCGCAATTGACTGATATCCATCTCGGAGATTTGCCGCTCGAAAGTGACGAACGTTCATTGGAAAATATCAATCAAGAAACTTTGTCAAAACTAGAGAAAACGTTAGATACTCATGAATTTGATTTGTTTATGATTACAGGCGACTTAGTTTGGGGTAAAGATAATGAGCACCCACGTCGTGATTTGAAACCACTATATACGTTGTTAAATAAATACGATACTCCAGTGGCAATCACTTATGGCAATCATGATACCGAAGGTCCCTTTGGTCGGGATTACATTAGAGATTATGAAAATGAATTACACCATTTAGCTAAGAAGACCAATGTTTTCATGTCCGGTGAAAAAGAGAACTATACTTTGGAAATTTTAGATCAAGCGACTGGCGAAATCGTTAATAAATTATTTGTTTGGGATAGTGGTATGTATTATCGTGATCCTCGAATCAGTCAATATGAAGCTATTGATCATGATCAAATAGATTGGTATGTCGATACATCTAAATCGTATGCTGCACCTACTTTTGATGTAGGCTTTATGCATATTCCGTTGCCGGAATATAAAAAAGTGGACTCTGAAAAAATAACAGGTAGTTTTGGTGAACCCGTTTGTTCAGCTGATATTAATTCAGGTTTATTTTATGAAATCTTGAATCAAGATAATATCAAAGCATTGGTTGCAGGACATGACCATTTCAATAATTTCAGTGGCAATTATGCTGGCATTCAGTTGAATTATGGAAATGTGACAGGATACAATTGTAAGAGCGATTTGAAACGCGGAATTACTCAATATGATTTGTATAGTGATGGCATTCAGAGAAAAAATATTTTATTTGAGGATTAA
- a CDS encoding PEP phosphonomutase, giving the protein MVKRLISANSSEMLKMNGKELKQSIKASEGRVVLSENVVVHEPLDGITTSEMAAAFGADMILLNVFDVFNPLVLGLYEGEGTLATAKVHNDGKTIKRLQELVGRPIGVNLEPVDPDAEMLEDRLTIPEGRMASEKTLQEAEKLGFNFVVLTGNPGTGVTNEQIAKNIVTAKKVFSGLVIAGKMHGAGVDEAVVSETAVKQFLNAGADVILVPAVGTVPGFDETELKKIVKLVHQSGALVMSTIGTSQEGSGSSFIENIAIKNKICGVDIQHIGDAAWGIQSPVENIFALSKAIRGERHAIVRMSRSINR; this is encoded by the coding sequence ATGGTTAAGAGACTAATTAGTGCTAATTCGAGCGAAATGTTGAAAATGAACGGAAAAGAACTCAAACAAAGCATCAAAGCCAGTGAAGGGCGAGTCGTCTTGAGTGAAAATGTCGTTGTCCATGAGCCTTTGGATGGTATCACAACATCAGAAATGGCAGCAGCTTTTGGAGCAGATATGATCTTATTAAATGTCTTTGATGTCTTTAATCCGTTAGTTTTAGGACTATATGAGGGCGAAGGGACTTTAGCCACAGCAAAAGTTCATAACGATGGCAAAACGATAAAACGACTACAAGAATTAGTCGGTCGACCAATCGGTGTTAACCTTGAACCGGTTGATCCAGATGCCGAAATGTTAGAAGATCGTCTAACGATACCAGAAGGAAGAATGGCGAGTGAAAAGACTCTCCAAGAGGCCGAGAAATTAGGCTTTAACTTCGTTGTTTTGACGGGAAATCCAGGTACCGGCGTTACGAACGAACAAATTGCTAAGAACATCGTTACAGCCAAAAAAGTCTTCTCTGGTTTAGTCATTGCTGGAAAAATGCACGGCGCTGGGGTTGATGAAGCAGTTGTCAGTGAAACGGCTGTTAAGCAATTTCTCAATGCTGGAGCAGATGTGATTCTAGTTCCGGCAGTAGGGACTGTTCCCGGTTTTGATGAAACTGAACTAAAGAAAATCGTAAAATTAGTTCATCAATCAGGCGCTCTAGTAATGAGTACGATTGGAACTAGTCAAGAAGGTTCTGGTAGCAGTTTTATTGAAAATATTGCTATTAAGAATAAAATCTGTGGCGTTGATATTCAACACATCGGTGATGCCGCTTGGGGTATTCAATCACCAGTTGAAAATATTTTTGCTTTGAGTAAAGCTATCCGAGGTGAACGTCATGCTATTGTGAGAATGTCACGTTCTATTAATCGTTAA
- a CDS encoding ABC transporter ATP-binding protein gives MNDFLKIENLNVTFGKDTVIKDFNLTIPENAITVFLGPSGSGKTTVLRSISGLNRYAKGRIFLDGQDISELPVHKRNIGVIFQSYALFPNMTVFDNVAYGLRAQKLSKDEIYQEVTTMLQLVNLESKANNYPDDLSGGQKQRVAIARSMVMKPKLLLLDEPLSALDAKIRVELREQIREYQQKLGITMIFVTHDQGEAMAIADNVVVISDGKIQQQGSPWDIYTKPVNEFMATFIGEHNILSGQELANLGINELSKEEKYLIRPESITLKKISELSDQEVACLGKIDSVVNYGNRVQYTISKNNLSLKMEALNHTLPLVPETEIEFFIDKSKILPLS, from the coding sequence ATGAATGATTTTTTAAAAATTGAAAATTTAAATGTAACTTTTGGCAAAGATACCGTTATAAAAGATTTTAATCTGACGATTCCTGAAAATGCCATTACTGTCTTTTTGGGACCCAGTGGTAGTGGAAAAACAACTGTTTTACGTTCCATTTCAGGGTTAAATCGTTACGCTAAAGGACGTATTTTTCTAGATGGTCAAGATATTTCTGAATTGCCAGTTCATAAGAGAAATATCGGTGTTATTTTTCAGTCGTATGCACTATTTCCTAATATGACGGTTTTTGATAACGTTGCTTATGGTTTGAGAGCACAAAAATTGTCGAAAGACGAAATTTATCAAGAAGTGACAACGATGCTTCAATTGGTGAACTTAGAAAGTAAAGCCAATAATTATCCTGATGATCTTTCTGGTGGTCAAAAACAACGTGTAGCCATTGCCCGTTCAATGGTTATGAAGCCTAAACTGCTTTTGTTGGATGAACCCTTGAGTGCTTTAGATGCCAAAATTCGCGTGGAATTACGTGAACAAATCAGAGAGTATCAACAAAAATTGGGCATCACGATGATTTTTGTTACTCATGATCAAGGGGAAGCTATGGCGATTGCAGATAATGTCGTAGTAATTTCTGATGGTAAGATTCAACAACAAGGTAGTCCTTGGGATATTTATACTAAACCGGTCAATGAATTCATGGCGACTTTTATTGGTGAACACAATATTCTTTCGGGTCAGGAACTAGCAAATTTAGGAATTAATGAGTTATCAAAGGAAGAAAAATATTTAATTAGACCTGAATCGATTACTTTGAAAAAGATTTCTGAATTATCTGATCAGGAAGTAGCATGTTTAGGGAAAATTGATAGTGTAGTAAATTATGGCAATCGCGTTCAATATACTATTTCTAAGAATAATTTATCCCTTAAAATGGAAGCTTTGAATCATACTTTGCCATTAGTTCCAGAAACTGAAATAGAATTTTTTATTGATAAATCAAAAATTTTACCACTAAGTTAG
- a CDS encoding ABC transporter permease, with translation MAKESTRLPKVILTIIFIYLLLPILATFLYSIATSWVNTVVPEGLTLKWYEQLVLNPDFLSVVVRSLILSTFTTILGLVVFVPVIFYMNIYNQNLKSKMRFITMLPFIIPGIILVTGLIQLYKEVPVPKIIILVMVLSVMSLPLVYQSLTNVFISKDFKSMYEQSQLLGYGPVKSFLLVIIPNIKTGLIVATLLLFTSGFGDYVMTNLFLGGNYVTLKIYMYRLMSTNGNAGSVLTIIYFIMLSILSVILIKTTSKARKG, from the coding sequence ATGGCAAAAGAGAGTACACGACTACCGAAAGTAATTTTAACAATCATTTTCATTTATTTATTGTTGCCAATATTAGCAACATTTCTGTATTCAATAGCTACTTCGTGGGTCAACACCGTTGTTCCAGAAGGTTTGACTTTGAAATGGTATGAGCAATTAGTTTTGAATCCAGACTTCTTGAGTGTTGTAGTTAGATCTTTAATTTTATCAACTTTTACAACTATTTTAGGTTTGGTTGTATTCGTACCCGTAATTTTTTATATGAATATTTACAATCAAAATTTAAAATCCAAGATGCGTTTCATTACGATGTTGCCATTTATAATTCCGGGAATCATCTTGGTAACGGGCTTGATCCAACTGTACAAAGAGGTGCCAGTTCCTAAGATCATTATTTTAGTCATGGTATTGTCAGTCATGAGTTTACCGTTGGTTTATCAAAGTCTGACGAATGTTTTTATCTCTAAAGATTTCAAGTCTATGTATGAACAATCGCAATTATTAGGATATGGGCCAGTTAAGTCATTTTTATTAGTGATTATTCCTAATATCAAAACCGGTTTGATTGTAGCAACTTTGTTACTGTTCACTTCAGGATTTGGTGATTACGTGATGACTAATTTGTTCTTAGGTGGAAATTATGTAACTTTGAAAATTTATATGTATCGCTTAATGTCTACGAATGGAAATGCCGGTAGTGTTTTGACAATTATCTACTTTATTATGTTGAGTATTTTATCGGTCATTTTGATCAAAACAACTAGTAAAGCAAGGAAAGGTTAG
- a CDS encoding SDR family oxidoreductase: protein MSKVLILGANGKIARLAEHIFVDTTDSDLKLYLRNADRLKDFADSHTLAEAVEGDATDTTNLADAMKDVDLVYANLAGNNIESQARAVIEAMHAENKTRLVWISTLGIYDEVPGKFGEWNKKVLGDYITNYAAAAKVIEDSDLDYTIIRPAWLTDKPEVDYEVTQKGETFKGTEVSRRSIAQIVVDIAQDPDKYSRESIGVNKPNTDGDKPAWY from the coding sequence ATGTCTAAAGTTTTGATTTTAGGTGCTAACGGAAAAATTGCCCGTTTAGCAGAACACATTTTTGTCGACACGACTGATTCAGATTTGAAATTGTATTTGAGAAATGCAGATCGTTTAAAAGATTTTGCTGATTCTCATACTTTGGCTGAAGCTGTCGAAGGTGATGCTACCGATACTACTAACTTGGCCGATGCAATGAAAGACGTCGACTTAGTTTATGCTAATTTGGCTGGTAACAATATTGAAAGCCAAGCTCGTGCAGTCATTGAAGCAATGCATGCTGAAAATAAGACTCGTCTAGTTTGGATTTCAACACTAGGTATTTATGATGAAGTACCCGGCAAATTCGGTGAATGGAACAAGAAAGTTTTGGGTGATTACATTACTAATTATGCTGCTGCCGCTAAGGTTATCGAAGATTCAGATTTGGATTATACAATCATCCGTCCTGCTTGGTTGACTGATAAGCCAGAAGTTGATTATGAAGTTACCCAAAAGGGTGAGACATTCAAAGGAACAGAAGTTTCTAGAAGATCAATCGCCCAAATCGTCGTTGATATTGCCCAAGATCCTGACAAATACAGTCGTGAATCAATTGGTGTCAATAAACCTAACACTGATGGTGACAAACCTGCTTGGTATTAA
- a CDS encoding MFS transporter, with amino-acid sequence MSKTQQINTKPLHPLLALMGVLIGGFVGMFSETSLNIALPSIMKAFNIETGTAQWLVTGYMLVIAIVLPLSSLLTKHFSTRGLVRFGLWDFIIGSIISAIAVSFPMLLVGRMIQGIATGIILPLMFSIAMRIFPPNKLGGALGMAALVIMFAPAIGPTISGIILGALSWRFIFWSFIIFLLIGWAIMEKNLTNVFEVTKPSVDWLAIILSTISFGLIVFGISFLSSNMAVALIALVVGLIFLVVYIRQQLHANVPTLDFTVLKKPEFVTGSVLVMINFGITLSAMYLLPMYLQNGLGVAVALTGIIMLPGGVINAVVSFGAGRAYDKIGAKMMSRLGFLISIVGSAMFLFSNQSSSIGYIIAAHIVLMIGVPLAMSPSQTYGLNSLDAYQSADGSAIINTFQQVIGAVATGIATILLSTGQSTYFANGGHSAKLAFTNGAHYGFVFTLILAVFGFLLAFRVHNKSKETVSSKQAETSPEKGENAVTE; translated from the coding sequence ATGAGTAAAACTCAACAAATTAATACAAAACCTCTTCATCCGTTACTTGCATTGATGGGTGTTCTAATCGGTGGATTCGTAGGAATGTTCAGTGAAACTTCGCTAAATATTGCTCTTCCATCAATCATGAAAGCTTTTAATATTGAAACAGGTACAGCACAATGGTTAGTTACTGGTTACATGCTAGTAATTGCGATCGTCTTGCCACTTTCAAGTTTATTGACTAAACACTTCTCAACTAGGGGATTAGTTAGATTTGGTCTTTGGGATTTCATTATCGGTTCAATTATTTCAGCTATTGCCGTAAGTTTCCCAATGCTTTTAGTCGGTAGAATGATTCAAGGTATCGCTACTGGTATCATTTTGCCACTTATGTTCTCAATTGCTATGAGAATTTTCCCACCTAATAAATTGGGTGGGGCCCTTGGTATGGCAGCTTTAGTTATTATGTTTGCCCCAGCCATCGGACCTACAATTTCTGGTATTATTTTAGGCGCTTTGTCATGGAGATTTATTTTCTGGTCATTTATCATCTTCTTGTTAATTGGATGGGCCATTATGGAAAAGAATCTAACTAATGTCTTTGAAGTAACTAAACCAAGTGTTGACTGGTTAGCAATTATTCTTTCAACAATTAGTTTTGGTTTGATTGTCTTTGGTATTAGCTTCCTAAGTTCAAATATGGCAGTCGCTTTGATTGCTTTAGTAGTCGGTTTGATTTTCTTGGTTGTTTATATCAGACAACAACTTCATGCAAATGTTCCAACGCTAGACTTTACAGTTTTAAAGAAGCCTGAATTCGTTACTGGTTCTGTACTAGTAATGATCAACTTTGGTATCACACTTTCAGCAATGTACCTATTGCCAATGTATCTTCAAAATGGTTTAGGTGTCGCCGTTGCTTTGACAGGTATCATTATGTTGCCAGGTGGAGTTATCAACGCGGTTGTCTCATTTGGCGCTGGTCGTGCTTACGATAAGATTGGTGCTAAGATGATGTCACGTCTTGGTTTCTTGATTTCTATCGTGGGTTCAGCAATGTTCTTGTTCAGTAATCAAAGCAGTTCAATTGGTTACATTATTGCAGCTCACATTGTCTTGATGATTGGTGTTCCACTAGCTATGTCACCATCACAAACTTATGGTTTAAATTCACTAGATGCCTATCAGTCAGCTGATGGTTCAGCCATTATCAATACTTTCCAACAAGTTATTGGTGCGGTTGCTACAGGTATCGCCACAATTCTTTTGAGCACTGGTCAAAGTACTTACTTTGCAAATGGCGGACATTCTGCAAAATTAGCATTTACTAATGGCGCTCATTACGGATTTGTGTTTACATTAATATTAGCTGTCTTTGGATTCTTGTTGGCATTCCGTGTGCACAATAAGAGTAAAGAAACAGTAAGTTCCAAACAAGCAGAAACTTCTCCTGAAAAAGGTGAAAATGCTGTAACTGAATAG